A portion of the Symphalangus syndactylus isolate Jambi chromosome 13, NHGRI_mSymSyn1-v2.1_pri, whole genome shotgun sequence genome contains these proteins:
- the MYBPC2 gene encoding myosin-binding protein C, fast-type isoform X4, with protein sequence MRAECGAALWSDASRSLLGVSGLIKRLPLGAHLSSLGPSGRGCGQRSRRRYPDMPEAKPEASPEDQSPTAEEPTGVFLKKPESVSVETGKDVVVVAKVNGKELPDKPTIKWFKGKWLELGSKSGARFSFKESHDSASNVYTVELHIGKVVLGDRGDYRLEVKAKDACDSCGFNIDVEAPRQDASGQSLESFKRMGEKKSDTAGELDFSGLLKKREVVEEEKKKKKKDDDDLGIPPEIWELLKGAKKSEYEKIAFQYGITDLRGMLKRLKKAKVEVKKSAAFTKKLDPAYQVDRGNKIKLMVEISDPDLPLKWFKNGQEIKPSSKYVFENVGKKRILTINKCTLADDAAYEVAVKDEKCFTELFVKEPAVLIVTPLEDQQVFVGDRVEMAVEVSEEGAQVMWMKDGVELTREDSFKARYRFKKDGKRHILIFSDVVQEDRGRYQVITNGGQCEAELIVEEKQLEVLQDIADLTVKASEQAVFKCEVSDEKVTGKWYKNGIEVRPSKRITISHVGRFHKLVIDDVRPEDEGDYMFVPDGYALSLSAKLNFLEIKVEYVPKQEPPKIHLDCSGKTSENTIVVVAGNKLRLDVSITGEPPPVATWLKGDEVFTTTEGRTRIEKRVDCSSFVIESAEREDEGRYTIKVTNPVGEDVASIFLQVVDVPDPPEAVRITSVGEDWAILVWEPPTYDGGKPVTGYLVERKKKGSQRWMKLNFEVFTETTYESTKMIEGILYEMRVFAVNAIGVSQPSMNTKPFMPIAPTSEPLHLIVEDVTDTTTTLKWRPPSRIGAGGIDGYLVEYCLEGSEEWVPANTEPVERCGFTVKNLPTGARILFRVVGVNIAGRSEPATLAQPVTIREIAEPPKIRLPRHLRQTYIRKVGEQLNLVVPFQGKPRPQVVWTKGGAPLDTSRVHVRTSDFDTVFFVRQAARSDSGEYELSVQIENMKDTATIRIRVVEKAGPPINVMVKEVWGTNALVEWQAPKDDGNSEITGYFVQKADKKTMEWFNVYERNRHTSCTVSDLIVGNEYYFRVYTENICGLSDSPGVSKNTARILKTGITFKPFEYKEHDFRMAPKFLTPLIDRVVVAGYSAALNCAVRGHPKPKVVWMKNKMEIREDPKFLITNYQGVLTLNIRRPSPFDAGTYTCRAVNELGEALAECKLEVRGTWHMLFPLPGTQFLRSFTLCSGPSDVCQSRLSEEATNCVPQSRMTSMWTSRVPPGW encoded by the exons ATGCGGGCGGAATGTGGGGCGGCCCTATGGTCTGATGCCTCCCGGAGCCTTCTGGGAGTCTCAGGACTCATTAAAAGGCTCCCCTTAGGGGCCCACCTGTCCTCCCTAGGGCCTAGCGGACGCGGCTGCGgtcagaggagcaggaggaggtaCCCCGACATGCCTGAGGCAAAACCAG AAGCCTCACCCGAGGACCAGTCCCCGACTGCAGAGGAGCCTACTGGCGTTTTCCTGAAGAAGCCGGAATCTGTCTCAGTGGAGACTG GGAAGGACGTGGTGGTCGTGGCCAAAGTGAACGGGAAGGAGCTCCCGGACAAACCAACCATCAAGTGGTTCAAGGGGAAGTGGCTGGAGCTGGGCAGCAAGAGTGGCGCCCGCTTCTCCTTCAAGGAGTCCCATGACTCCGCCAGCAAT GTGTACACCGTGGAGCTGCACATTGGGAAGGTGGTACTGGGGGACCGTGGGGATTACCGCCTCGAGGTCAAAGCCAAGGATGCCTGCGACAGCTGTGGCTTCAACATTGATGTGGAGG CACCCCGTCAGGATGCCTCTGGGCAGAGTCTAGAAAGCTTCAAGCGTAT GGGTGAAAAGAAGTCGGATACTGCAGGTGAGCTGGATTTCAGTGGCCTGTTGAAAAAGAG ggaggtggtggaggaggagaagaagaagaaaaagaaagatgacgATGACCTAGGCATCCCCCCGGAGATCTGGGAGCTCCTGAAAGGGGCAAAGAAGAGCGAGTACGAGAAAATCGCCTTCCAGTATGGCATCACCGACCTCCGGGGCATGCTGAAGCGGCTGAAAAAGGCGAAGGTCGAGGTCAAGAAGAGTGCAG CATTCACAAAGAAGCTGGATCCAGCCTACCAAGTGGACAGAGGCAACAAGATCAAGTTGATGGTAGAGATCAGCGACCCAGACCTGCCCCTCAAGTGGTTCAAGAACGGCCAGGAGATCAAACCAAGCAGCAA GTACGTGTTTGAGAACGTTGGTAAGAAGCGAATTCTCACCATCAACAAGTGCACGCTGGCGGATGACGCTGCCTACGAAGTAGCTGTCAAGGATGAGAAGTGTTTCACTGAGCTCTTCGTCAAAG AACCTGCAGTCCTGATTGTCACACCTCTTGAGGACCAGCAGGTGTTTGTGGGTGACCGGGTGGAAATGGCAGTGGAGGTGTCAGAAGAGGGTGCCCAGGTGATGTG GATGAAAGATGGTGTGGAACTGACTCGGGAGGATTCCTTCAAGGCCCGGTACCGCTTCAAGAAGGACGGGAAGCGCCACATCCTCATCTTCTCAGACGTGGTCCAGGAGGACAGGGGTCGCTATCAGGTCATAACCAATGGCGGCCAGTGTGAGGCCGAGTTGATTGTGGAAG AGAAACAGCTGGAGGTCCTGCAGGACATCGCGGATCTGACGGTGAAGGCCTCAGAACAAGCTGTGTTCAAGTGCGAGGTGTCTGATGAGAAAGTGACGGGCAAGTGGTATAAGAATGGGATCGAGGTGCGGCCCAGCAAGAGGATCACCATTTCCCATGTAGGCAG GTTCCACAAGCTGGTGATCGATGACGTCCGTCCCGAGGATGAGGGAGACTACATGTTCGTGCCTGACGGCTACGCCCTGTCGCTCTCGGCCAAGCTCAACTTCCTGG AAATCAAGGTGGAGTACGTTCCCAAGCAAG AGCCACCAAAGATCCACTTGGATTGCTCAGGGAAGACCTCAGAGAATACGATTGTGGTTGTGGCTGGAAACAAGCTGAGGCTTGACGTGTCCATCACAGGGGAGCCCCCTCCCGTCGCTACCTGGCTGAAGGGAGATGAG GTATTCACGACCACCGAGGGCAGGACCCGCATCGAGAAGCGGGTGGACTGCAGCAGCTTTGTGATTGAGAGTGCGGAGCGGGAAGACGAGGGCCGCTACACCATCAAGGTCACCAACCCCGTCGGCGAGGATGTGGCTTCCATCTTCCTGCAGGTTGTGG ATGTCCCAGACCCCCCGGAGGCCGTGCGCATCACTTCGGTTGGAGAGGATTGGGCCATCCTTGTCTGGGAGCCGCCGACGTACGATGGGGGGAAGCCGGTCACCG GGTACCTCGTGGAGCGGAAGAAGAAGGGCTCTCAGCGCTGGATGAAGCTGAACTTTGAGGTCTTCACGGAGACCACCTATGAGTCCACCAAGATGATCGAGGGCATCCTCTATGAGATGCGTGTCTTCGCCGTCAATGCTATAGGGGTCTCCCAGCCCAGCATGAACACCAAGCCTTTTATGCCTATTG CACCCACGAGTGAACCCCTGCACCTGATAGTGGAGGATGTGACAGacaccaccaccacactcaagTGGAGGCCTCCAAGCAGGATCGGGGCAGGTGGCATCGATGGGTACCTGGTGGAGTACTGCCTGGAAGGCT CCGAGGAATGGGTCCCTGCCAACACTGAGCCCGTGGAGCGCTGTGGCTTCACCGTCAAGAATCTCCCGACGGGAGCCAGAATCCTCTTCCGAGTCGTTGGGGTCAACATCGCGGGGCGCAGCGAGCCGGCCACCCTGGCCCAGCCGGTCACCATCAGGGAGATTGCGG AGCCACCCAAGATCCGGCTCCCCCGCCATCTCCGCCAGACCTACATCCGCAAAGTGGGCGAGCAGCTCAACCTTGTCGTCCCCTTCCAG GGAAAGCCCCGGCCCCAGGTGGTGTGGACCAAGGGCGGGGCCCCGCTGGACACCTCCCGCGTGCACGTGCGGACCAGCGACTTCGACACCGTGTTCTTCGTGCGCCAGGCGGCCCGCTCCGACTCCGGGGAATACGAGCTGAGCGTGCAGATCGAGAACATGAAGGACACCGCCACCATCCGCATCCGCGTCGTGG AAAAGGCTGGGCCCCCCATAAACGTGATGGTGAAGGAGGTGTGGGGCACGAACGCACTGGTGGAGTGGCAGGCCCCCAAAGATGATGGGAACAGTGAGATCACGGGGTATTTCGTCCAGAAAGCAGACAAAAAGACCATG GAGTGGTTCAACGTCTATGAACGTAACAGGCACACCAGCTGTACTGTGTCTGACCTCATTGTGGGCAACGAATACTATTTCCGAGTTTACACGGAGAACATCTGTGGGCTCAGTGACTCACCTGGCGTCTCCAAGAACACGGCCCGCATCCTCAAGACAG GAATCACCTTCAAACCGTTCGAGTATAAGGAGCATGACTTCCGGATGGCTCCCAAGTTCCTGACGCCTCTCATAGACCGGGTGGTCGTGGCTGGGTACTCGGCGGCCCTCAACTGCGCTGTCAGAGGCCACCCGAAG CCGAAGGTGGTCTGGATGAAGAACAAGATGGAAATC
- the MYBPC2 gene encoding myosin-binding protein C, fast-type isoform X11: MRAECGAALWSDASRSLLGVSGLIKRLPLGAHLSSLGPSGRGCGQRSRRRYPDMPEAKPEASPEDQSPTAEEPTGVFLKKPESVSVETGKDVVVVAKVNGKELPDKPTIKWFKGKWLELGSKSGARFSFKESHDSASNVYTVELHIGKVVLGDRGDYRLEVKAKDACDSCGFNIDVEAPRQDASGQSLESFKRMGEKKSDTAGELDFSGLLKKREVVEEEKKKKKKDDDDLGIPPEIWELLKGAKKSEYEKIAFQYGITDLRGMLKRLKKAKVEVKKSAAFTKKLDPAYQVDRGNKIKLMVEISDPDLPLKWFKNGQEIKPSSKYVFENVGKKRILTINKCTLADDAAYEVAVKDEKCFTELFVKEPAVLIVTPLEDQQVFVGDRVEMAVEVSEEGAQVMWMKDGVELTREDSFKARYRFKKDGKRHILIFSDVVQEDRGRYQVITNGGQCEAELIVEEKQLEVLQDIADLTVKASEQAVFKCEVSDEKVTGKWYKNGIEVRPSKRITISHVGRFHKLVIDDVRPEDEGDYMFVPDGYALSLSAKLNFLEIKVEYVPKQEPPKIHLDCSGKTSENTIVVVAGNKLRLDVSITGEPPPVATWLKGDEVFTTTEGRTRIEKRVDCSSFVIESAEREDEGRYTIKVTNPVGEDVASIFLQVVDVPDPPEAVRITSVGEDWAILVWEPPTYDGGKPVTGYLVERKKKGSQRWMKLNFEVFTETTYESTKMIEGILYEMRVFAVNAIGVSQPSMNTKPFMPIAPTSEPLHLIVEDVTDTTTTLKWRPPSRIGAGGIDGYLVEYCLEGSEEWVPANTEPVERCGFTVKNLPTGARILFRVVGVNIAGRSEPATLAQPVTIREIAEPPKIRLPRHLRQTYIRKVGEQLNLVVPFQGKPRPQVVWTKGGAPLDTSRVHVRTSDFDTVFFVRQAARSDSGEYELSVQIENMKDTATIRIRVVEKAGPPINVMVKEVWGTNALVEWQAPKDDGNSEITGYFVQKADKKTMPKVVWMKNKMEIREDPKFLITNYQGVLTLNIRRPSPFDAGTYTCRAVNELGEALAECKLEVRVPQ, encoded by the exons ATGCGGGCGGAATGTGGGGCGGCCCTATGGTCTGATGCCTCCCGGAGCCTTCTGGGAGTCTCAGGACTCATTAAAAGGCTCCCCTTAGGGGCCCACCTGTCCTCCCTAGGGCCTAGCGGACGCGGCTGCGgtcagaggagcaggaggaggtaCCCCGACATGCCTGAGGCAAAACCAG AAGCCTCACCCGAGGACCAGTCCCCGACTGCAGAGGAGCCTACTGGCGTTTTCCTGAAGAAGCCGGAATCTGTCTCAGTGGAGACTG GGAAGGACGTGGTGGTCGTGGCCAAAGTGAACGGGAAGGAGCTCCCGGACAAACCAACCATCAAGTGGTTCAAGGGGAAGTGGCTGGAGCTGGGCAGCAAGAGTGGCGCCCGCTTCTCCTTCAAGGAGTCCCATGACTCCGCCAGCAAT GTGTACACCGTGGAGCTGCACATTGGGAAGGTGGTACTGGGGGACCGTGGGGATTACCGCCTCGAGGTCAAAGCCAAGGATGCCTGCGACAGCTGTGGCTTCAACATTGATGTGGAGG CACCCCGTCAGGATGCCTCTGGGCAGAGTCTAGAAAGCTTCAAGCGTAT GGGTGAAAAGAAGTCGGATACTGCAGGTGAGCTGGATTTCAGTGGCCTGTTGAAAAAGAG ggaggtggtggaggaggagaagaagaagaaaaagaaagatgacgATGACCTAGGCATCCCCCCGGAGATCTGGGAGCTCCTGAAAGGGGCAAAGAAGAGCGAGTACGAGAAAATCGCCTTCCAGTATGGCATCACCGACCTCCGGGGCATGCTGAAGCGGCTGAAAAAGGCGAAGGTCGAGGTCAAGAAGAGTGCAG CATTCACAAAGAAGCTGGATCCAGCCTACCAAGTGGACAGAGGCAACAAGATCAAGTTGATGGTAGAGATCAGCGACCCAGACCTGCCCCTCAAGTGGTTCAAGAACGGCCAGGAGATCAAACCAAGCAGCAA GTACGTGTTTGAGAACGTTGGTAAGAAGCGAATTCTCACCATCAACAAGTGCACGCTGGCGGATGACGCTGCCTACGAAGTAGCTGTCAAGGATGAGAAGTGTTTCACTGAGCTCTTCGTCAAAG AACCTGCAGTCCTGATTGTCACACCTCTTGAGGACCAGCAGGTGTTTGTGGGTGACCGGGTGGAAATGGCAGTGGAGGTGTCAGAAGAGGGTGCCCAGGTGATGTG GATGAAAGATGGTGTGGAACTGACTCGGGAGGATTCCTTCAAGGCCCGGTACCGCTTCAAGAAGGACGGGAAGCGCCACATCCTCATCTTCTCAGACGTGGTCCAGGAGGACAGGGGTCGCTATCAGGTCATAACCAATGGCGGCCAGTGTGAGGCCGAGTTGATTGTGGAAG AGAAACAGCTGGAGGTCCTGCAGGACATCGCGGATCTGACGGTGAAGGCCTCAGAACAAGCTGTGTTCAAGTGCGAGGTGTCTGATGAGAAAGTGACGGGCAAGTGGTATAAGAATGGGATCGAGGTGCGGCCCAGCAAGAGGATCACCATTTCCCATGTAGGCAG GTTCCACAAGCTGGTGATCGATGACGTCCGTCCCGAGGATGAGGGAGACTACATGTTCGTGCCTGACGGCTACGCCCTGTCGCTCTCGGCCAAGCTCAACTTCCTGG AAATCAAGGTGGAGTACGTTCCCAAGCAAG AGCCACCAAAGATCCACTTGGATTGCTCAGGGAAGACCTCAGAGAATACGATTGTGGTTGTGGCTGGAAACAAGCTGAGGCTTGACGTGTCCATCACAGGGGAGCCCCCTCCCGTCGCTACCTGGCTGAAGGGAGATGAG GTATTCACGACCACCGAGGGCAGGACCCGCATCGAGAAGCGGGTGGACTGCAGCAGCTTTGTGATTGAGAGTGCGGAGCGGGAAGACGAGGGCCGCTACACCATCAAGGTCACCAACCCCGTCGGCGAGGATGTGGCTTCCATCTTCCTGCAGGTTGTGG ATGTCCCAGACCCCCCGGAGGCCGTGCGCATCACTTCGGTTGGAGAGGATTGGGCCATCCTTGTCTGGGAGCCGCCGACGTACGATGGGGGGAAGCCGGTCACCG GGTACCTCGTGGAGCGGAAGAAGAAGGGCTCTCAGCGCTGGATGAAGCTGAACTTTGAGGTCTTCACGGAGACCACCTATGAGTCCACCAAGATGATCGAGGGCATCCTCTATGAGATGCGTGTCTTCGCCGTCAATGCTATAGGGGTCTCCCAGCCCAGCATGAACACCAAGCCTTTTATGCCTATTG CACCCACGAGTGAACCCCTGCACCTGATAGTGGAGGATGTGACAGacaccaccaccacactcaagTGGAGGCCTCCAAGCAGGATCGGGGCAGGTGGCATCGATGGGTACCTGGTGGAGTACTGCCTGGAAGGCT CCGAGGAATGGGTCCCTGCCAACACTGAGCCCGTGGAGCGCTGTGGCTTCACCGTCAAGAATCTCCCGACGGGAGCCAGAATCCTCTTCCGAGTCGTTGGGGTCAACATCGCGGGGCGCAGCGAGCCGGCCACCCTGGCCCAGCCGGTCACCATCAGGGAGATTGCGG AGCCACCCAAGATCCGGCTCCCCCGCCATCTCCGCCAGACCTACATCCGCAAAGTGGGCGAGCAGCTCAACCTTGTCGTCCCCTTCCAG GGAAAGCCCCGGCCCCAGGTGGTGTGGACCAAGGGCGGGGCCCCGCTGGACACCTCCCGCGTGCACGTGCGGACCAGCGACTTCGACACCGTGTTCTTCGTGCGCCAGGCGGCCCGCTCCGACTCCGGGGAATACGAGCTGAGCGTGCAGATCGAGAACATGAAGGACACCGCCACCATCCGCATCCGCGTCGTGG AAAAGGCTGGGCCCCCCATAAACGTGATGGTGAAGGAGGTGTGGGGCACGAACGCACTGGTGGAGTGGCAGGCCCCCAAAGATGATGGGAACAGTGAGATCACGGGGTATTTCGTCCAGAAAGCAGACAAAAAGACCATG CCGAAGGTGGTCTGGATGAAGAACAAGATGGAAATC
- the MYBPC2 gene encoding myosin-binding protein C, fast-type isoform X3 — protein MRAECGAALWSDASRSLLGVSGLIKRLPLGAHLSSLGPSGRGCGQRSRRRYPDMPEAKPAAKKAPKGKDAPKGAPKEAPPKEAPAEASKEASPEDQSPTAEEPTGVFLKKPESVSVETGKDVVVVAKVNGKELPDKPTIKWFKGKWLELGSKSGARFSFKESHDSASNVYTVELHIGKVVLGDRGDYRLEVKAKDACDSCGFNIDVEAPRQDASGQSLESFKRMGEKKSDTAGELDFSGLLKKREVVEEEKKKKKKDDDDLGIPPEIWELLKGAKKSEYEKIAFQYGITDLRGMLKRLKKAKVEVKKSAAFTKKLDPAYQVDRGNKIKLMVEISDPDLPLKWFKNGQEIKPSSKYVFENVGKKRILTINKCTLADDAAYEVAVKDEKCFTELFVKEPAVLIVTPLEDQQVFVGDRVEMAVEVSEEGAQVMWMKDGVELTREDSFKARYRFKKDGKRHILIFSDVVQEDRGRYQVITNGGQCEAELIVEEKQLEVLQDIADLTVKASEQAVFKCEVSDEKVTGKWYKNGIEVRPSKRITISHVGRFHKLVIDDVRPEDEGDYMFVPDGYALSLSAKLNFLEIKVEYVPKQEPPKIHLDCSGKTSENTIVVVAGNKLRLDVSITGEPPPVATWLKGDEVFTTTEGRTRIEKRVDCSSFVIESAEREDEGRYTIKVTNPVGEDVASIFLQVVDVPDPPEAVRITSVGEDWAILVWEPPTYDGGKPVTGYLVERKKKGSQRWMKLNFEVFTETTYESTKMIEGILYEMRVFAVNAIGVSQPSMNTKPFMPIAPTSEPLHLIVEDVTDTTTTLKWRPPSRIGAGGIDGYLVEYCLEGSEEWVPANTEPVERCGFTVKNLPTGARILFRVVGVNIAGRSEPATLAQPVTIREIAEPPKIRLPRHLRQTYIRKVGEQLNLVVPFQGKPRPQVVWTKGGAPLDTSRVHVRTSDFDTVFFVRQAARSDSGEYELSVQIENMKDTATIRIRVVEKAGPPINVMVKEVWGTNALVEWQAPKDDGNSEITGYFVQKADKKTMEWFNVYERNRHTSCTVSDLIVGNEYYFRVYTENICGLSDSPGVSKNTARILKTGITFKPFEYKEHDFRMAPKFLTPLIDRVVVAGYSAALNCAVRGHPKPKVVWMKNKMEIREDPKFLITNYQGVLTLNIRRPSPFDAGTYTCRAVNELGEALAECKLEVRGTWHMLFPLPGTQFLRSFTLCSGPSDVCQSRLSEEATNCVPQSRMTSMWTSRVPPGW, from the exons ATGCGGGCGGAATGTGGGGCGGCCCTATGGTCTGATGCCTCCCGGAGCCTTCTGGGAGTCTCAGGACTCATTAAAAGGCTCCCCTTAGGGGCCCACCTGTCCTCCCTAGGGCCTAGCGGACGCGGCTGCGgtcagaggagcaggaggaggtaCCCCGACATGCCTGAGGCAAAACCAG CGGCCAAAAAGGCCCCCAAAGGCAAAGATGCCCCCAAAGGAGCCCCCAAGGAGGCTCCCCCTAAGGAGGCTCCTGCAGAGGCCTCCAAAG AAGCCTCACCCGAGGACCAGTCCCCGACTGCAGAGGAGCCTACTGGCGTTTTCCTGAAGAAGCCGGAATCTGTCTCAGTGGAGACTG GGAAGGACGTGGTGGTCGTGGCCAAAGTGAACGGGAAGGAGCTCCCGGACAAACCAACCATCAAGTGGTTCAAGGGGAAGTGGCTGGAGCTGGGCAGCAAGAGTGGCGCCCGCTTCTCCTTCAAGGAGTCCCATGACTCCGCCAGCAAT GTGTACACCGTGGAGCTGCACATTGGGAAGGTGGTACTGGGGGACCGTGGGGATTACCGCCTCGAGGTCAAAGCCAAGGATGCCTGCGACAGCTGTGGCTTCAACATTGATGTGGAGG CACCCCGTCAGGATGCCTCTGGGCAGAGTCTAGAAAGCTTCAAGCGTAT GGGTGAAAAGAAGTCGGATACTGCAGGTGAGCTGGATTTCAGTGGCCTGTTGAAAAAGAG ggaggtggtggaggaggagaagaagaagaaaaagaaagatgacgATGACCTAGGCATCCCCCCGGAGATCTGGGAGCTCCTGAAAGGGGCAAAGAAGAGCGAGTACGAGAAAATCGCCTTCCAGTATGGCATCACCGACCTCCGGGGCATGCTGAAGCGGCTGAAAAAGGCGAAGGTCGAGGTCAAGAAGAGTGCAG CATTCACAAAGAAGCTGGATCCAGCCTACCAAGTGGACAGAGGCAACAAGATCAAGTTGATGGTAGAGATCAGCGACCCAGACCTGCCCCTCAAGTGGTTCAAGAACGGCCAGGAGATCAAACCAAGCAGCAA GTACGTGTTTGAGAACGTTGGTAAGAAGCGAATTCTCACCATCAACAAGTGCACGCTGGCGGATGACGCTGCCTACGAAGTAGCTGTCAAGGATGAGAAGTGTTTCACTGAGCTCTTCGTCAAAG AACCTGCAGTCCTGATTGTCACACCTCTTGAGGACCAGCAGGTGTTTGTGGGTGACCGGGTGGAAATGGCAGTGGAGGTGTCAGAAGAGGGTGCCCAGGTGATGTG GATGAAAGATGGTGTGGAACTGACTCGGGAGGATTCCTTCAAGGCCCGGTACCGCTTCAAGAAGGACGGGAAGCGCCACATCCTCATCTTCTCAGACGTGGTCCAGGAGGACAGGGGTCGCTATCAGGTCATAACCAATGGCGGCCAGTGTGAGGCCGAGTTGATTGTGGAAG AGAAACAGCTGGAGGTCCTGCAGGACATCGCGGATCTGACGGTGAAGGCCTCAGAACAAGCTGTGTTCAAGTGCGAGGTGTCTGATGAGAAAGTGACGGGCAAGTGGTATAAGAATGGGATCGAGGTGCGGCCCAGCAAGAGGATCACCATTTCCCATGTAGGCAG GTTCCACAAGCTGGTGATCGATGACGTCCGTCCCGAGGATGAGGGAGACTACATGTTCGTGCCTGACGGCTACGCCCTGTCGCTCTCGGCCAAGCTCAACTTCCTGG AAATCAAGGTGGAGTACGTTCCCAAGCAAG AGCCACCAAAGATCCACTTGGATTGCTCAGGGAAGACCTCAGAGAATACGATTGTGGTTGTGGCTGGAAACAAGCTGAGGCTTGACGTGTCCATCACAGGGGAGCCCCCTCCCGTCGCTACCTGGCTGAAGGGAGATGAG GTATTCACGACCACCGAGGGCAGGACCCGCATCGAGAAGCGGGTGGACTGCAGCAGCTTTGTGATTGAGAGTGCGGAGCGGGAAGACGAGGGCCGCTACACCATCAAGGTCACCAACCCCGTCGGCGAGGATGTGGCTTCCATCTTCCTGCAGGTTGTGG ATGTCCCAGACCCCCCGGAGGCCGTGCGCATCACTTCGGTTGGAGAGGATTGGGCCATCCTTGTCTGGGAGCCGCCGACGTACGATGGGGGGAAGCCGGTCACCG GGTACCTCGTGGAGCGGAAGAAGAAGGGCTCTCAGCGCTGGATGAAGCTGAACTTTGAGGTCTTCACGGAGACCACCTATGAGTCCACCAAGATGATCGAGGGCATCCTCTATGAGATGCGTGTCTTCGCCGTCAATGCTATAGGGGTCTCCCAGCCCAGCATGAACACCAAGCCTTTTATGCCTATTG CACCCACGAGTGAACCCCTGCACCTGATAGTGGAGGATGTGACAGacaccaccaccacactcaagTGGAGGCCTCCAAGCAGGATCGGGGCAGGTGGCATCGATGGGTACCTGGTGGAGTACTGCCTGGAAGGCT CCGAGGAATGGGTCCCTGCCAACACTGAGCCCGTGGAGCGCTGTGGCTTCACCGTCAAGAATCTCCCGACGGGAGCCAGAATCCTCTTCCGAGTCGTTGGGGTCAACATCGCGGGGCGCAGCGAGCCGGCCACCCTGGCCCAGCCGGTCACCATCAGGGAGATTGCGG AGCCACCCAAGATCCGGCTCCCCCGCCATCTCCGCCAGACCTACATCCGCAAAGTGGGCGAGCAGCTCAACCTTGTCGTCCCCTTCCAG GGAAAGCCCCGGCCCCAGGTGGTGTGGACCAAGGGCGGGGCCCCGCTGGACACCTCCCGCGTGCACGTGCGGACCAGCGACTTCGACACCGTGTTCTTCGTGCGCCAGGCGGCCCGCTCCGACTCCGGGGAATACGAGCTGAGCGTGCAGATCGAGAACATGAAGGACACCGCCACCATCCGCATCCGCGTCGTGG AAAAGGCTGGGCCCCCCATAAACGTGATGGTGAAGGAGGTGTGGGGCACGAACGCACTGGTGGAGTGGCAGGCCCCCAAAGATGATGGGAACAGTGAGATCACGGGGTATTTCGTCCAGAAAGCAGACAAAAAGACCATG GAGTGGTTCAACGTCTATGAACGTAACAGGCACACCAGCTGTACTGTGTCTGACCTCATTGTGGGCAACGAATACTATTTCCGAGTTTACACGGAGAACATCTGTGGGCTCAGTGACTCACCTGGCGTCTCCAAGAACACGGCCCGCATCCTCAAGACAG GAATCACCTTCAAACCGTTCGAGTATAAGGAGCATGACTTCCGGATGGCTCCCAAGTTCCTGACGCCTCTCATAGACCGGGTGGTCGTGGCTGGGTACTCGGCGGCCCTCAACTGCGCTGTCAGAGGCCACCCGAAG CCGAAGGTGGTCTGGATGAAGAACAAGATGGAAATC